tttttttttttgtgaatcaATAGCTATTGATGTGTGTGGTACTGTGGTGTGGTGAGCTAGTTCTTTAATTCCCGCACGTCGCGAAAAATAAGGATGCGCCCCATTCTTTCTCCTTTCTACTCCTCTTTGCATTTTCTTTTCTTCAGTTTTCTGTCTTTTATCTTCTTCATTCTTCTTTATCCTCTTTTTCATTTTTATACTTAGTTTTCATTCATGACAAAATGTAAACCCCAGCAAGATGAGGATTCTTTTCTTGCCATATAAAGTGTGTAGCAATGTTCCAGCACAACTTTCTGCGATAAATTAGATAGACATTAAGGATCTTGAAGCAACTAAGAACCCTGGCATCAGAGTCTCGCAGATTATCACTAAGCGATTCCAATTCTCATTTAAGTACATTATTATCATCATGCAACTCGACTTCACATTCAGACACTGAGTAGAGTGTGTACATAGGGGCATTATGCAGCAGAGGGACAAGGCATGAGCTGACATCCATACATAGGTGTAACTCTATAACTCTATTCCTATAACTTGACCTTGTTCTCACAAGGGCAATAAGAAGAACAATGAATGAATGCAATTGTATCGATGAAATCAAACACAGAAAATCTAGTACACATCATCTGCAATACCCACAACGCTCTTCGGTAGCAAACAATATGTAGGTTTTCGTCTTTACAAGAATGAAGCACAATTATGATCAGATACAAGCGAAATTATCTCCTAGCCATTTTCCATTATCAGACTTCCATGAACTACTAACTAAGCATTTGAATCTTCAATCAGGATAGCTCAGTTGGTAGAGCAGAGGACTGAAAATCCTCGTGTCACCATTTCAAATCTGGTTCctagcaaagaaaaagaaaaaagtctAGCGAATAGGTATTGATACTAATACCTCGAGATGGATTGGGATACATATTCGCCCTTGTATGACACAAATCTACCAGTCCTACCGACTTCACTAGGCAGCCTTCTCCAAAGACATCACAGATCATGGACCACCATGGCTACCAGATAATCAGACATGCGCCATCCTTGTCCATGCCCTCTGCCATTCTCTACATACAGAATGCTTGCCATATCAAAGACTTACCAATTGGTCACTTGAACCGAGGCCGCTGCATCATCTGCCACCCGTTTCTTCCTCAGGCTACCTCCTGGCCGTCCATGTATCTGCACACAACGATGTCTGCCAAACCATTTCTAGCCACCCATGGTGGGGTGCGGTAATGTCCTCATCCGGCTGCACACCCTTGGCCGCTGCCATCTCAAGCCACCACCTCGCTGGTCGCCTTCTTAGACACATTCATGAAGACGTGAAATAAGCCGAGTTGACCATAGTGTGTTCCTCTATTGATCATGTTCTCTGTCTAGCTTTTGGAATAAGTTTTATCCCTTTCAGATTCATTATATTAAGACATCAAGTGGGATCCCACATAAATCCCACTTAAAGTTCATTTTGGCTTTTCTGATGCAAATTGAGACCAAATTTACACTAGAAATGCCAAATGCATTATAAGTGTGACTTAGTCGAACAGAGTGTTGGCTGCACAGGGGAGATAAAGTCGAACAGAGACTCGTTCACTGGTGATTCTGATTCCGAAGTACTGAGCAAAACCCACGCTATGCATATCTGGCTACTTGCTGTGGAGATCCATCTCATGGATGCTCTGCTCCTTACAGGGGACACTGACAGGTTTCTCTATGTATGTTTGTCACTTGTCATAAAACTTCATACAATACCTTTGCCCTTCTACAATCTTTCCCTGTGAAGAGGGCAAGATTGTAACGGGAATATACTCTAAGAAGCTTAATGAAAAACAAGTGACCAAAATACCTAGAGCATGCTATCTTTAGCAGAGTCCATGAGATGGTTCCTGGTAACAAGTATGCAGAGGATAGGTTCGCTCAGGAGTTCGGAACCAGGGTCAGCAGTAAACTAGTCTCGGTTCCAGCCCATGTGCTGCCTCCACCCAGGATGAGATATCAAGTCATGAGATCCAAGTAGTTGATTCGCCATGTGATGCCGTGTCTTGCTGCTTTACATGTTAGCACAGAGGAGCTCCGTCATTACAAATCTCTACTGGTAAATATGTGATGGATATATCATAGGGAAGGAACTGCGCGACTTATACTATTATCACATTGGATGAACCAGTCTTTGGCATTGAGTTTGTGACCGAACAATAAACAAGCTCAGGTTTTGACAGCTTGCAAGTTAGAATTACTCACAGCCAACTGATGAGGCAAAAATTATTCAACCTGAACTGATTGAGGGTCAGTGAGTTGAGCCAATGTCCATAGGGTACTATACTGACTCACAGGGTATTCACGACTAGTAATCCAGCAACTAGATAACTACAGATACCCGtatactacaccaagtactaaaaaTAAAACTGAAGGAACATGGAGTGGAGGTGTGACACTTGCATATATTTGGCCAGGGCCTCCACTTCCACTGTAGAAGAGCCCTTGCTGAAGCAGAGCTGATCTGGAACTAGAAGAAAGAGGATTGCAAGGAAAAGAGAGGAAAACAGGGCATGGGGGAAGAAGAACGACAGAGAGAAGATTGCTCCCCGGTAGAGTAGCAGCGCACCAAACAGAAGGAAGAGGAGCAGAGCAGCAGAGCAGCAATAGCCAGCACCAAGGCCACTGGTGGACCCAGCAGGCCTGGGTTAAACCCAGAAGACGGCTCATTGTAGATCCTGGAGGAGTGGAGGCCGGAGGGTAAGTGCAAAGAGGCTAGCTCCTGCCTTTCACGGCAAAAACAAATTGCTCAACTAGTCAAGATTTAATGGCGACTAGTCTACAAGTCCATCGACTACCCTAGGGTTGAGTTAAGTTGCAGAGTCAACAGCCAAGTGGCAACAGTGTGAGTTGTGAATAGTCAAACAACTCCTAATCATGTGAAGATGTCAATTTTTTCACAAGATGATTGAGAGGTCATAGTAGTCTTGACCTCAAGGCGCACTGATTTATGTTTCCAACATTGAGTATCTCCGACTACTGGATAAAGCTTGACTAATGGATGAAACCAGATCAGAGAGGGGAAACACCAACTTATGAAGCATCACATTATTCACTACTGAAGGATACACAAATCAGGAAACCCAGCTAATAATATTAGTATGTCCTAAGAGAAAGGGTGTTCTAAAAGAAATAATTCAAAGGTTGTTCCAAATTTCAAGTGTAATCAAGTACATTGAATGAAGCAACACAGTAAAATAAAACAACATATTTACAGTAACATAAACACATTAGCGAATTGCTGCATTCCTGCATAGCCAAATGCCACAAGATAACATCAAGCTTGAGTTTACACATGTATCAATAGCATAAGCGGCAGAGCTAAACCAATACTTATTGGTCACATGACAGTATCTTGCACAGGTAAAGGAATATAAAAAAAAATGTAGACAATACAATCGACACTATCATACCAGGATGGCTTCTCAGGCCTTGTCATCGTCATCCTCAATGTCCCAACTCAAATCctcatcatcttctgcaacactgAGTCTCTTACGCAACTCCTCCTTCGGAGCAGGGCTGGAACCATGAGCACTCCCCTTCTTCTCTTCGTGCTCCCCGAGATCCTCAATCTCGTCCCATTCAAGATCATCCTCGGTCGCTGTTTGCTGTCTAGACACCAAGGAGTAGTCGCTGTCCTTGCTCGAGTCGCTTGTCTCGTGCTTCGCCCCTTCCTTCACCGCGTCATCTCCAGCGCTAGAACGTGGTTCCTCGGCAACAGTTTTCTTGTCGCTTGATTCTTCAACGATCGATTTGGATGCATCTTCCTTCTCCTCCTTGTCCACTACCACCATAGAGCTGCCGAAAACTTCCGGCTGCGGCGCATCAGCGTTCCTCGTTTCCTTCTCTAGAGCACCGGCTTGTTTCACTTCATCGACTCTGTTTTCAGCTTCTTGTAGTTCGTGTTTTGGTTCTTCGTTGATGGATGCTTGCTTTATCTCTGGCTCCTCCTCATCAGCCTCATCATCCAGCTCCCAGCTgagatcctcctcctcctcctgcgcgATGACCCGCTTCACGAGCTTGGCCCTGGCGTCCTCCTGCTGCTTCAGCTTATGGACGCGGTAGAAGTACCTCGCCCAGAACAGCTCGCCCTCCACCGCGTCGGGCACGAGCCGGTCCAGCATGCCCTCCACGGCGTCGCTCTCGTAGCAGagcgcctcgatctcctcctgccGCTCGTCGACGCTGAACCCGGCGGTCCTCCTCCAGGCCGCGAAGTCCTCGGCGTCGTCGGGATCGGCGCCGAAGGTGGCCGGATCCGACTGGAGCGCGCGCAGCTGCGCCTCGAAGCGGCTGTAGTGGCGCAGGTGGCCCGACGCGGAGCTGAGGTCGGATTCGGCGGCGTCCGTGGGCGCGGGAGTGGAGGAGggagtggcggcggaggtggcctgGGCGAGGGCGTCCTTGCCCTGCGCGACGATGTCGGCGAGCCCGTCGAGCGCGTGCGCGGAGGACGGGAGGTCGCGGGCGGCCTGGGCGGCCGCCTCGCGGAAGGCGTCCGTCTCGCGGCGCAGGCCCGTGCTGAACTCGGCCAGGTCGCGGCGGTAGGTCTCCAGCACGGTCTCCGACTGCGAGGTGAGCGTCTTGAGCAGCCCGCCGAAGCCCCAGCCCCCGGCGTCGGAGGGGGCGGCGGGAGAGGGCGAGGCGGATCCCGCGGTGTccggctccggcggcggcgaggcggggTCGGGCGCCGCGAGCGAGTTGAAGAGGAAATCCATGGCGATTTGGGATCCGGTCGGCCCTGTGGGGCGAAGCCGTTCCGTTTTTCTTGGCGGAATGCGGGTTGCTTTCGCGCTGGGGTGGGCCCGTGGTGCAGTAGTAGGTTGAGAGAGACGGAGAAGGGAGAAGGATGGTGCGTTGTGCACGGGACGTGTTGGGCTGGGTTTTGCAAGAATATGTTCCGTTTTGCGGAATGGCACGTGCAGTTTTTTGATCTTCCAAGTTTTCGACAAGTATTTTTGGCAGCTAGTTTTTCACAAGTGACTTCATCTTGCATTTCAGAAATGGTGATTTAATATATTTTGACAACATACTCCATCTATTTGCAAATAGAAGGCTCACGAGGATGGATGGGCAAGAGAACAAGATGTCGCGCGCTAAGCCTAGAGGACGGCTGGATCTGTCAAACACATCACATATAAGCAAGTACACATTATCCTAGGGCGATtgaaataaagtactccctccgtttcatgaAAGTTATCTTAACTTTATCTCAATTTAGATGTATCCAGACACTATCTAGTATGTAGGTGCATCCAAATTTTGATAAATTTAAGACAACTTTTACGGACAGGAGGGGTATAATTATTTTTCACTTCTATGTAGATTGAGAGCATTTGAAAGGTGAGCAATCGAGAGTCTTGATGGTTGCATCAGTCAAGTTCATGTCAATATGATGAGTTTCTTGTTTTAAAAAGTGCCGTGAATTTTCAACCTTATTTTATGATGGGTCATTATTTGTCATTCTCTCTCGTTTCTTATGGTTTATATTTCATTTGATTAAATAATATATAAAGAATTTACCACACATCCTTTAAAATTCTCATTGCCTAGCCACACTAAATGGTGGTTTTTTCCCTTAAAGTTTTCTTTTTACCAAAATCATATGCAAATTTGCTAGCAAGTGGGTGCTGGTTTCCACAATTTTAGGATAGAAAGAACAGATGGGTCAAAGAATGTTAAAAATATCCAAACCATGTTTCTAACTATTTTTTGTTTGAAATGTCCCGATCACCGAGGATCTATGCATGGATTTTGTGAGAGCGTGGCGTGGGTGGCATTGggttgtgggcctgtggggatacCTATTAGTTCCCTTGCCACTGTCACTTGTAAGCTCCTTGCTATTCAAATATGCGAGGCATAAAATTAACGAGGCAAGTGGCTAACCAAGTTCTATTGATATGTTAATCTTCACTCATTCATTATACAAAGGGATGGGGTGCAAGGGAACCTCCAACCACAATAAAAAATGATAGTGCCATAGAAAGTTTTGAAGACAAACAAGTTAGCATGAAGCTGTGTCGTTTCTATCGTAGTTGGGGCAGCATCTAAGGTGGCCTGTGGGAGAAACTTCATCAAATTTTCTTTGTGGGGCGTTTATGACAATGTGTCCAAGGAACCAGGACCGTTCCACTGATTGTGGGGCCCCTAGAATGACACAACACCAAGGAATCCTTGTTCACAATGACGTATCTTTCCTAGGGTCAAGGGGgccaatgccccccccccccctactgAAGAATTTTTTTAACCTTATCTTTCCTAGGGTCAAGGGAGCGGTCGGTGTTTCCAAACCCTCGTTTCCCTACTTTTCCCGGGTCTGGTTTTATTTTTTTtactagatatatatatataagtgcccTGGCCTGCTACACGGAGGTTCACTGCTTGGGGCAGCGAGGGCTGACGTAGCGGGCGTTCACCCATCCGTCGAGGAGCTCCACCTTCGTCTTGGAGGAGACGCACTGGGGGGACTTGTAGTGGTTCACCGAAGCTCCCCTGCTGAGCGCGTCGTCCATGAGGGCGTCGAAGGTGCCGCTGGCAATGAGACAAATCTGCAGAGGACCGATGATCCCGGATGCTCAGCACTGGCGGTAGACCGAGTTCAGAGACTCCTCCACCGAAATGCAGCAATCCTCCAAGGACGACGTCGGAACCGCCATCCCGCCGGCGGAGCTGAGCTCACAGTAGAGGACGTAGCGGCCAGCAGGAACTGCTGCCGCGTCCGCCCAGCTTGTATATTCGAGAAGCGAAACGCCGAAGCGCTCCAGCTTCCGCGCCGCGGCGCTGACCGCCGCATGGAGCTCAGGCTCGTCCGTCTTGTCGACGTCGATGCTGAGGAGGACATTATTCCCGTGGACGAATTGGAATTGCGGAGATCGGTGCCTGAAGGCGTCTGCGCGGAGCACGTCGCCTGATTGTGGGGCGTACATCACAATGTGTCCAAGGAACCATGACCGTTCCACTGATTTTGGGGGCCCTAGAGCGACACAACACCAAGGGACCTTGTTCACAATGATAGATCTTTCCTATGGTCAAGGGGGCAAATGCCCCCCCCCCCACTCAAGAAAATTTCTTAACCTTATCTCTAATGTTTATGCTAAAATTGTAAAGATTAATCGAAGTTTAAGTATAACTTGGACCCCTCAATAATATGTGCCAAGATTCGAGAGTATAATAGATTTAAAAGAATATTAGTATTCCGTAAGAGAAATATTAATATAATGTAATAACAAAGTAAATAATATGTATAAATTATGGAAAAAATAGCGCTCTATTTCGACGGCAATAGCACGCTATATCGTTTCTAGATAGCCCACACTACATCATTCCGGCGCTATAGCGTGCTATAGCGTATTTTTTGGCCgacgctattttgttatagcaCTATTTTTTCCTTGGTATAAATAGATACATAGTATTTGGAATCTCGATGAAGACATTCAAAACAATTTATTTCTATTGATCGAGCGAATTATGTACTATGATATTATTTATTTATAGCAAAACAAAATTACGGGAGTATATTTCTAAATTGACATATATCTAGCCACAAAATTATGGGAGTTTTAAGACAAGTTTGCTGAGACAGAGTGAGTTCTTCTGATCAAAGAGGCTCATGTGGAAGAACAAAAACTACACTGACTGATCAGAATATATACGGAACAATCCCTTAAAAAAAGAATATACACAGAACAAACAATCGGTTTGCATCTCGGCCGTTGATTCCGCAATGGAGGGCTGAAATCAGTTTGATCATCAAGTGGTTTTGCCGTTTGGTCAGTTCATTCCTCCGTAAACCCTCGCCGCCCAGTTCCGTCCTGCTCCTCCACCCCCTCCccgtcgccggcgccgccgcggtGAAGAAACTTCGCCGATGTCTTTGTCCCGCCTTGGGCAGTCGCTGGTCCGCCGCCTCCACCGGCCTCTCCACCTTCCTCCGCAGCCGCCGCCGTAATACctcccgtcctcctcctccatgcCCCGTTCGGTCTAGATCTCGCTCTTCACAATGGGAATCCGTTAATTCTTACCCCCTCCTCCTCGATTCCGTTGCAGAGATCACCATGCCGCCGTTTCCCGATCTTTAGCTCTGAACCACGCGAATACATGTGTCAGAGGTGATCGACTGATATGCCTGCCTGTTTCTTTCCCCCCCTCTTTTAATTCCTGCCTGGGCTTCATTTCAATCAgttttttctgttttgttttgtttacATCCTTAGGTTTTGCGAGCTTAACATACAGCGGTGGCAACACGATTGCTGGCAAGTTTGGAGGGCCGTCCTCTGTCCACGCTGTTCAGGTTTGACTACTCAAGTTCATCTTTTTCTTTGGTGAATCTGCACTGGTTTCCCTGCAAGGTCTTTTATTCGATTTGGACTACAAATTCGCATCGGCTGCAGGTTCTGGATCTTGTAGCCCACCTAAATCATGCAAGGCCAATGTCGTCAGGAGCAGCGGCACCAGCACCAGCACCGGAAGGGCCACCCGCAACAGCACCATCAGTGTCAAAAGGCGTTCCTGTTGGTGCTCGGAAGGTGGGCATTActattttctctctctttttttaaaGTTGGAGAAGTATTTTATTTATTGCAGTGTCTCTGTTTATATGTATGTGCAGGTTGGTTTGAAAGTTGTCATGATGAGCCCTGGTTTTGTTTATGAGCCATACAGCCCCCGGGAACCTATTTCATTTTGGAAACGGTTGGGAATTACATCAGATTTTGACTTTGTACATTTAATTTGCCTTGGATCAATATGTATATGGAACTCAGTGTCCTCTCTGGTTGCTGTTAATTTTGTGACTTAGATTGTTTACACGAAGTGGCTGGAGTAGAACAAAGGAGGATGTTATTCTGGAGGTACTGACTTTCTTAACTGGGAAAACTGCTGCAACGAGAAAGCAAGTTCTAATTTTCCTTATTACAATATTTCACCCTGTTCTTCTAGCGACTAATTTCAGAACTGTTTACCCTGCATGGTTAGAGCTCTTAGAGGTTGCATTTCCATTGCCAGGGAGCACACTAATTTTTTACTGCATTGGCACCAATGCACCAACATTGAGACAACCAAGTTCACTACTGCATGTTTAAACTACCAGTCAGAATATTTCTTATTTACATGAGAGAGACTAGAAGGCACCAGATGTTTACCAGAATTCAAGAGTTATTTTAATATAATCCTTGGATATAGGTGCATGCTATTCTGTTCTTCTATATCTTTAAAATTTCATGTTACAATAATGGTGTAATACTTGCATAGGAAAAAACTGTCTGGGCCTTTTATCGATGGATATAATTTCTTACTTTTGATCCCCACCAATAATATACTTCTAGTATTAGCTTGATACCTATGTTAATACCAAGATACTTGATTTAATTGATGCAGTTTTTCTTTTGTGCTGCCTTCTGTGATGAATCTGTGCTGAGAAGTTAGGTGCTTTACTTGACAGATGAAGAATGCATATGCTGTGTCAAGATTGAGGAAGAAAACCGGATATACCAAAAAGCAGTTCTATGATCAAGCGTTTAAGATATACAAGGAGGTATAACACATTCATTACTTGCAATTCAAGCAGTTTGATTGCATTGGCATGTGTTCAAGATTTGCATGCTTGGTGATCTAATAAGGGAAGATGTGAGCTGTTACAACATGTTTGTATGAACTCCAAGCAAGTAAAATCACACTGCAGAATCCTTACAAGAGAAAATCAGTTCTGAGGGGATTGGCAAGTACTGTTGCATTTGAATGTCTGTACAAACATCTGTTTGCTTTCCCATTTCTCCAACATAGATCGATGTCAACATATGCTAGATTTTCCATGAACTGATGTGCTTTCGTATGAACTGTCAAAATTACTGATCTGTAGGCTCTATGGTTATGAGCCATTGTTGCTAGTGCTAGTTGCCAACCACTTCAACACATTGTTTTATATATCCTTGCTATTATATAAAAGGGAGTTGGTGGTGAATGCTCGGTGGTGTCACACCCCTCCTTTCCTCACATCCCCCATCCAGGGAACGCAGCTCCTTCTCCTTGCAAACATTCGGTACAAACGTTTATGCCCAATAACCTCACGCTAACAACCAGCTTTCTCATAGTTCTTTCCTTCATTCCCCAACAAACTGAACAGCCTCTGCAACTTCAAGAAACCCTAGAAAACGTAATAACATGTGTAGAAGTGTAACAATTGAAGCACACAACTATTATTCTAAATGGAACCGGTTTGTTTTTTGAGCATGAATATACTGTTGAAATACGTAGCAAAGTACGGGGCATTTTATCTAGCTTTAATAACCTTGGTTCTGATTATATTTGCATGAATTGCATGTCACAATAGTTATTAACTATGTTCCATACTGCGATTGCTTGTCTACCCAGTTTAGTTCTTAGTTTTTCATGGACTTCCTTTTGGTGACATGACTTACGGAGATACAATTCTTATTCTTTTTATTACCACCTCGCAGTTCTTTTATCAGTGAAGTTCCATTGTTTCCTCTGTTTTGAGAGAATATGGTATTCTGCATTCTATATTATTTATAAACCGTAATGCAAAAAATTGAAGTGCTTACTGATATTGTCAGGTATGACACAATTTGCATGAAACAAATTAGTTAATGCAATAACTTTGTCTACATTGTTCACTTTTCTTGGATTCAGGTTAACACACTTTTCGCACGAGGAGACATATCATCTCTCCGGAAAACTCTGACAGATAATATGCATTCTGTAAGATTTCACCTGCTGAATTGATGCCAGATAATGTCTTTTGCGGGGACTTCTGTTTATTCTTTCCTCTTTTTTTTCTGAAGGCTATGAAaaatgaaataaagagaagacaaTCCAAGTGGAAGTCTGTACACTGGGAATTGGTTGAGCCTGCTATAAGCATAAGAACTTTGAGGGCTCGTATGGTAAGCTATCTGTTGTTTTCTCTGATATTAACTCTAAAAGCCGACTTTTTCTTCCCCACATGTACATTTGTATGCTGTATTGTCACTATTGAACAAAGTCAGTTGGTAATTGGTTAAGTCTTTATTTTGCAGATTGGTCTTGATAAGAATGA
This region of Lolium perenne isolate Kyuss_39 chromosome 2, Kyuss_2.0, whole genome shotgun sequence genomic DNA includes:
- the LOC127331853 gene encoding uncharacterized protein, which translates into the protein MDFLFNSLAAPDPASPPPEPDTAGSASPSPAAPSDAGGWGFGGLLKTLTSQSETVLETYRRDLAEFSTGLRRETDAFREAAAQAARDLPSSAHALDGLADIVAQGKDALAQATSAATPSSTPAPTDAAESDLSSASGHLRHYSRFEAQLRALQSDPATFGADPDDAEDFAAWRRTAGFSVDERQEEIEALCYESDAVEGMLDRLVPDAVEGELFWARYFYRVHKLKQQEDARAKLVKRVIAQEEEEDLSWELDDEADEEEPEIKQASINEEPKHELQEAENRVDEVKQAGALEKETRNADAPQPEVFGSSMVVVDKEEKEDASKSIVEESSDKKTVAEEPRSSAGDDAVKEGAKHETSDSSKDSDYSLVSRQQTATEDDLEWDEIEDLGEHEEKKGSAHGSSPAPKEELRKRLSVAEDDEDLSWDIEDDDDKA
- the LOC127328390 gene encoding probable indole-3-acetic acid-amido synthetase GH3.1, whose amino-acid sequence is MYAPQSGDVLRADAFRHRSPQFQFVHGNNVLLSIDVDKTDEPELHAAVSAAARKLERFGVSLLEYTSWADAAAVPAGRYVLYCELSSAGGMAVPTSSLEDCCISVEESLNSICLIASGTFDALMDDALSRGASVNHYKSPQCVSSKTKVELLDGWVNARYVSPRCPKQ
- the LOC127331854 gene encoding uncharacterized protein is translated as MSLSRLGQSLVRRLHRPLHLPPQPPPDHHAAVSRSLALNHANTCVRGFASLTYSGGNTIAGKFGGPSSVHAVQVLDLVAHLNHARPMSSGAAAPAPAPEGPPATAPSVSKGVPVGARKVGLKVVMMSPGFVYEPYSPREPISFWKRLFTRSGWSRTKEDVILEMKNAYAVSRLRKKTGYTKKQFYDQAFKIYKEVNTLFARGDISSLRKTLTDNMHSAMKNEIKRRQSKWKSVHWELVEPAISIRTLRARMIGLDKNDHDKAFIQLTLEFVTKQKYEAYNSKGAVVSGDKSKEVLVKEIWVFERSLFHPDAQWRLCGQIKV